The Ranitomeya variabilis isolate aRanVar5 chromosome 7, aRanVar5.hap1, whole genome shotgun sequence genome includes a window with the following:
- the LOC143785082 gene encoding uncharacterized protein LOC143785082: MAESGRDDADSTGAALQRCGLEQAPDADHQVKGSGICGTAAAAAGTPLHSAGRDNGGRTCVERCKNPQNDPEVEEHFRVTHTAVGESAVSRMRSAPLQEKKKKSLLTGSWPIKRGKLQMHRRCNMSSPGKTVDPAGEPASRRSSDASHRSETKDSRSRKSQPPISAKKRQKSKHKQCALCDEPLPDSHPKKLCNQCMAETMQSPSMSVTDIRAIIREELQAISQASTPPKKSGKEKAISSSESEEEGVIHSDSSQASSSSSTHSDIEGRACFPLDGVDNLVKSIRNTIGCEDTKDDQTAQDIMFAGLAERKRRAFPVIPAVKALIKREWEKQDQRGFLLSASKRKYPFNDEELIFLD; this comes from the exons atggctgagtccgGGAGAGACGACGCCGATTCCACAGGAGCAgcgctgcagaggtgcggccttgaacaggctccagacgcggaccaccaggtaaaagggtccgggatctgcggcacagctgcagcggcagccggtacaccgctccatagcgcaggccgggataatggtggccgcacatgcgtggagcggtgtaagaatccccagaatgacccggaagtagaggagcacttccgggtcactcacacagcggtgggggaaagcgcggtttcgcgcatgcgcagtgcaccgctgcaggaaaaaaaaaaaaaaagtttactgaccggatcctggcctataaaaagggggaagttgcaaatgcacaggcgatgcaacatgtcgtccccaggcaagactgtggacccagcaggtgagccagccagcagaaggtcctcagatgccagccacaggagtgagaccaaggattcaagatccagaaagtcgcagcctcctatttcg gccaaaaagagacagaaatctaagcacaagcaatgtgcgttatgtgacgagcctctcccagattcccaccccaaaaaactctgcaatcagtgtatggcggaaacaatgcagagtccatctatgtcggtcacagatatacgggccataattagagaggaattacaggccatctcacaagccagtaccccccctaaaaaatccgggaaagaaaaggctatatccagctctgagtccgaggaggaaggcgttatccactcagactcctcgcaggcgtcatcctcttcctcaacacattccgacattgagggtcgagcttgttttccccttgatggggtggacaacctagtaaagtccatcaggaatactataggttgtgaggatacaaaagacgaccaaactgcacaagacatcatgtttgcagggttggcagagaggaagagaagagcattcccagtaattcctgcggttaaggcactgataaagagggagtgggagaaacaggaccagagaggttttctcctgtcagcctccaaaaggaagtacccctttaatgatgaggagttaattttcttggactaa